In Pseudomonas fluorescens, one genomic interval encodes:
- a CDS encoding helix-turn-helix transcriptional regulator, which translates to MDALLQELPVHQSLARVFAAVGQDAFWRALVDTLRLLVPLDNALVALMKAGQAPQLLIDFDSKGRADEQEELASYTAGMYLLDPFYQTASTGIADGLHSLASVAPDQFLHSEYYQSYFRSVVGEDELQFMINIEGGVLGLSLGRSTAFDLAEQGRLLCVRDWVLAAMRRHVQLLPPQGTGTEPVAGDLATLLDRFDARLTTREVDTARLILQGFSSKAIAQQMGISPETVKVHRRNLYHKLNVTGHGELFALVLRPSTP; encoded by the coding sequence GTGGACGCGTTGTTGCAGGAGTTGCCGGTGCACCAAAGTCTGGCGCGGGTGTTTGCCGCCGTCGGCCAGGACGCTTTCTGGCGCGCGCTGGTCGACACGCTGCGCCTGCTGGTGCCGCTGGACAACGCGCTGGTGGCGCTGATGAAGGCGGGGCAGGCACCGCAATTGCTGATCGACTTCGACAGCAAGGGCCGCGCCGATGAACAGGAAGAACTGGCCAGCTACACCGCTGGCATGTACCTGCTCGATCCGTTCTACCAAACCGCCTCGACCGGCATCGCCGACGGCTTGCACAGCCTGGCCTCGGTGGCGCCGGACCAGTTTCTGCACAGCGAGTATTACCAGAGCTACTTTCGCTCGGTGGTCGGTGAGGACGAGTTGCAGTTCATGATCAACATCGAGGGCGGCGTGCTTGGCCTGTCACTCGGACGCTCGACGGCTTTCGATCTGGCGGAGCAGGGCCGTCTGCTGTGTGTGCGCGACTGGGTGTTGGCGGCGATGCGCCGACACGTGCAGCTGTTGCCGCCACAAGGGACCGGCACCGAGCCGGTGGCGGGGGATCTGGCAACGCTGCTCGATCGCTTCGATGCGCGCCTGACCACCCGCGAAGTCGACACCGCGCGGCTGATTCTGCAGGGCTTTTCCAGCAAGGCCATCGCCCAGCAGATGGGCATCTCGCCGGAGACGGTGAAGGTGCATCGGCGCAATCTCTATCACAAGCTCAATGTGACCGGGCATGGCGAACTGTTTGCGCTGGTGTTGCGTCCATCCACCCCCTGA
- a CDS encoding HAD-IA family hydrolase, translated as MSAHDNVFDRAFGAFLFDMDGTVLNSIAAAERVWAAWAERHGVDVERFLPTIHGARAIDTIRRLNLPGVDAEAQAAFIAQAEIDDVEGIVQIPGAAAFLEALPSERWGMVTSAPRDLALRRMAAAGICEPAVMITAEDVTAGKPDPAGYRLAAKRLGLEVGDCLIFEDATVGIQAAEAAGAALMIITTTHQHPLETRHATIDSYEPLSVVVDSQGQLHLQKA; from the coding sequence TTGTCTGCTCACGATAACGTCTTCGACCGCGCGTTCGGCGCGTTCCTGTTCGACATGGACGGCACCGTCCTCAACTCCATCGCCGCTGCCGAGCGCGTCTGGGCCGCGTGGGCCGAGCGCCACGGGGTTGATGTCGAGCGTTTCCTGCCGACCATCCATGGCGCCCGCGCCATCGACACCATCCGCCGGCTGAACCTGCCAGGGGTGGACGCCGAGGCGCAAGCGGCGTTTATCGCGCAGGCGGAAATCGATGATGTCGAAGGGATCGTGCAGATACCTGGGGCCGCGGCGTTTCTCGAAGCCTTGCCGAGTGAGCGCTGGGGGATGGTGACTTCGGCGCCACGGGATCTGGCGTTGCGGCGGATGGCGGCGGCGGGGATTTGCGAGCCTGCGGTGATGATCACGGCGGAGGATGTGACGGCTGGCAAACCCGATCCGGCGGGTTATCGTCTGGCGGCAAAGCGCCTGGGGCTTGAGGTTGGCGACTGCCTGATTTTCGAAGATGCCACCGTCGGCATCCAGGCTGCTGAAGCGGCAGGTGCAGCGCTGATGATCATCACCACGACGCACCAGCATCCCCTCGAAACCCGCCACGCGACTATCGACAGTTATGAGCCGCTGAGCGTTGTCGTCGATAGCCAAGGTCAACTGCACCTGCAGAAGGCCTGA
- a CDS encoding DUF6124 family protein: MSETKPNPPTTDPLSPYESLNSRKLHEAAERALDHYLAPAQIMATPYTPSSMFLVNPQTDTESLLANACESLASATVMLGDFAGTLEGPSRNTVLGIAQVVMLGELAVNQVLDNVVPKE; this comes from the coding sequence ATGTCCGAAACCAAGCCCAACCCACCGACCACAGACCCGCTATCACCCTACGAATCCCTCAACTCCAGAAAACTCCACGAAGCCGCCGAACGCGCCCTCGACCACTACCTCGCACCCGCGCAAATCATGGCAACGCCATACACCCCCAGCAGCATGTTCCTCGTCAATCCACAAACCGACACCGAATCCCTGCTGGCCAACGCCTGCGAATCACTGGCCTCGGCCACGGTGATGCTCGGCGATTTCGCCGGCACGCTGGAGGGGCCGAGTCGTAACACGGTGTTGGGCATTGCGCAGGTGGTGATGCTGGGGGAGTTGGCGGTGAATCAGGTGCTGGATAATGTTGTGCCAAAGGAATAG
- a CDS encoding class I SAM-dependent methyltransferase: MNPEALATLRAHLLPALAAAPSETRRLFHGRGRCWPGLEQLTVDWLQGVVLVSLFKEPVPEQLEALKHLLLDISTSAEWQQSGAHTLLVQHRYLPQSTAEWLLGNEIEEMSIVEGGLHYRVDLGRKQNAGLFLDMRYGRNWVREQAAGKRVLNLFAYTCGFSVAAIEGGASHVVNLDMSRAALSRGRDNHRLNGHDLSKVSFLGHDLFKSWGKVINSGPYDLVIIDPPSFQKGSFLLTKDYQRVLRRLPELLTADGTVLACMNDPSFGSDFLIDGVTQEAPSLRFEQRLENPPEFPDIDPESGLKALVFKRLD, from the coding sequence ATGAACCCTGAAGCCCTCGCCACCCTCCGCGCCCATCTGCTGCCTGCACTCGCCGCGGCACCGAGCGAAACCCGCCGCCTGTTCCATGGCCGTGGGCGTTGCTGGCCGGGGCTGGAACAGTTGACGGTGGACTGGCTGCAAGGCGTGGTGCTGGTCTCGCTGTTCAAAGAACCTGTGCCCGAGCAGCTCGAAGCGCTCAAACACTTGTTGCTCGACATCAGCACCTCGGCAGAATGGCAACAGTCCGGCGCCCACACCTTGCTGGTGCAACATCGGTATTTGCCGCAGAGCACCGCCGAATGGCTGCTGGGCAATGAAATCGAGGAGATGAGCATCGTCGAGGGCGGCTTGCACTACCGCGTCGACCTGGGCCGCAAGCAAAACGCCGGGCTTTTTCTCGACATGCGCTACGGGCGCAACTGGGTGCGTGAGCAGGCAGCGGGCAAACGCGTACTGAACCTGTTCGCCTACACCTGTGGGTTTTCCGTGGCAGCGATCGAAGGCGGCGCCAGCCATGTCGTCAACCTCGACATGTCCCGCGCCGCACTGAGCCGCGGTCGTGACAATCACCGGCTGAACGGGCATGACCTGAGCAAGGTAAGTTTCCTTGGCCACGACCTGTTCAAGTCCTGGGGCAAGGTGATCAACAGCGGCCCGTACGACCTGGTGATCATCGACCCGCCATCGTTCCAGAAAGGCAGCTTTCTGCTGACCAAGGATTACCAGCGCGTATTGCGTCGTTTACCGGAATTGCTCACGGCTGACGGCACGGTGCTGGCGTGCATGAATGATCCGTCGTTCGGTTCGGACTTTCTGATCGATGGCGTGACGCAAGAGGCGCCAAGCTTGCGCTTTGAGCAGCGGCTGGAGAATCCGCCTGAGTTTCCGGATATTGATCCTGAGAGCGGCCTGAAGGCGCTCGTCTTCAAACGCCTCGACTGA
- a CDS encoding polyamine ABC transporter substrate-binding protein has protein sequence MRCRRGYINRGINLGLLACFGVASVASAADAPSVHVYNWYDYIGPTTLADFKRDSGIQPVYDTFDSAEVLEGKLLTSRSGYDVVVASNFSLPTLIKAGALAPLPRDQLPGWNNLDSDLLSKLANNDPGNQYAVPYLWGTNGIGYNVDKVRAALGDKAPLDSWDLVFKEENLAKLGQCGVAMLDSPSEMLPVALHYLGLPPNSTNPEDYQKAEALLLKLRPHIAYFNSSKFISDLSNGNICVAVGWSGAMLEAKTNAEQANNGVKIAYSLPKEGAPVWFDTLVLLKDAPNRAQGLAFIDYLLRPEVIAPVSDHLSYPNGNRAATPLVAAATRDNPAVYPSAAAMATLYTLEPLPKATERVRTRVWSKVKNGQ, from the coding sequence ATGCGTTGTCGTCGTGGCTATATCAACCGGGGCATCAACCTTGGCCTGCTCGCCTGTTTTGGCGTCGCATCCGTCGCCAGTGCCGCCGATGCGCCGAGCGTGCACGTTTACAACTGGTACGACTACATCGGTCCGACGACCCTCGCTGACTTCAAGCGCGACAGCGGTATTCAGCCGGTTTACGACACCTTCGACAGCGCCGAAGTGCTCGAAGGCAAACTGCTGACCAGCCGCAGCGGTTACGACGTGGTGGTGGCGAGCAACTTCAGCCTGCCGACGCTGATCAAGGCCGGCGCCCTCGCCCCGCTGCCTCGCGATCAACTGCCGGGCTGGAACAATCTGGACAGCGATCTGCTGAGCAAACTGGCCAACAACGATCCCGGCAATCAATACGCCGTGCCTTATCTGTGGGGCACCAACGGCATCGGCTACAACGTCGACAAAGTGCGCGCCGCGCTCGGCGACAAGGCGCCGCTGGATTCGTGGGATCTGGTGTTCAAGGAAGAGAACCTCGCCAAGCTTGGCCAGTGCGGGGTGGCGATGCTTGATTCGCCGTCGGAAATGCTCCCGGTCGCCCTGCACTACCTGGGCTTGCCGCCCAACAGCACCAACCCCGAGGACTACCAGAAAGCCGAAGCGCTGCTGCTCAAATTGCGCCCGCACATTGCCTACTTCAACTCGTCGAAATTCATCAGTGACCTGTCCAACGGCAACATCTGCGTAGCGGTCGGCTGGTCCGGCGCAATGCTCGAAGCCAAAACCAACGCCGAACAGGCCAACAACGGCGTGAAGATCGCCTACAGCCTGCCCAAGGAAGGCGCGCCGGTGTGGTTCGACACGCTGGTGCTGCTCAAGGATGCGCCGAACCGCGCTCAGGGTCTGGCGTTTATCGACTACCTGCTGCGCCCGGAAGTGATCGCGCCGGTCAGTGATCACCTGTCGTACCCCAACGGCAACCGCGCCGCGACGCCACTGGTGGCTGCGGCCACCCGGGATAACCCGGCGGTGTATCCGTCGGCCGCGGCGATGGCCACGTTGTACACCCTGGAACCGCTGCCCAAAGCCACCGAACGCGTGCGTACGCGGGTGTGGAGCAAGGTCAAGAACGGCCAGTAA
- a CDS encoding response regulator — MSPTPTASEHLPDGLILVVEDDPLILEFLCEILQEEGFKVEPQTSADAAKLYLEEHAPEVALLLTDITMPGEINGAGLANLVGDRWPDKPVMVMSGYETPETSGVKHPVAFIKKPWAIGQLLDCVDSAFKSKAPRLH; from the coding sequence ATGAGTCCAACACCGACGGCGAGCGAGCACCTTCCTGACGGGTTGATTCTGGTGGTTGAGGACGACCCGTTGATTCTGGAGTTTCTCTGCGAAATTCTTCAGGAGGAAGGTTTCAAGGTCGAGCCGCAAACCAGCGCGGATGCCGCCAAGCTGTATCTGGAAGAGCACGCGCCGGAAGTCGCGCTGCTGCTGACCGACATCACCATGCCCGGTGAAATCAACGGAGCGGGGCTGGCCAATCTGGTCGGCGACCGCTGGCCGGACAAACCGGTGATGGTCATGTCCGGTTATGAAACCCCGGAAACTTCCGGGGTCAAGCATCCGGTGGCGTTCATCAAAAAGCCCTGGGCGATCGGCCAGTTGCTTGACTGTGTCGACAGCGCTTTCAAGTCCAAGGCGCCACGTCTGCACTGA
- a CDS encoding methyltransferase family protein, with protein MKMSAQITVVAVLATLAYLGLAVWGIGGPAVFFSHGALVLVALATVLMVVASLFTDVNMSSGEREDRANRWVIPAFGVIGLVSGFLPAYCDRIDFWTFGAEGVRWLGALLFIVGGTLRLWPVFVLGRRFSGLVAIQPGHRLVTDGIYTRLRNPSYLGLVVNAVGWALAFRSCVGLILAALTLIPLIARIHSEEALLRGQFGAEYEAYRARSWRLLPGVY; from the coding sequence ATGAAAATGTCTGCGCAAATAACCGTGGTTGCGGTGCTCGCCACCCTCGCCTACCTGGGCCTTGCGGTGTGGGGCATTGGTGGGCCGGCGGTGTTCTTTTCGCATGGGGCGCTGGTGCTGGTGGCGCTGGCCACGGTGCTGATGGTGGTGGCGTCGCTGTTCACCGATGTAAACATGAGCTCGGGCGAGCGCGAGGACCGCGCCAATCGCTGGGTGATTCCGGCGTTCGGCGTGATCGGTCTGGTCAGCGGATTTCTCCCGGCGTACTGCGATCGCATCGACTTCTGGACCTTCGGCGCTGAAGGCGTGCGCTGGCTCGGCGCGCTGTTGTTTATCGTCGGTGGCACGCTGCGGCTGTGGCCGGTGTTTGTGCTGGGCCGTCGGTTCAGCGGCCTGGTGGCGATTCAGCCGGGGCATCGGCTGGTCACCGACGGCATTTACACACGCCTGCGCAATCCGAGCTATCTGGGGTTGGTGGTCAACGCCGTGGGCTGGGCGCTGGCGTTTCGTTCCTGTGTCGGGTTGATTCTGGCGGCGCTGACGCTGATTCCACTGATCGCACGTATTCACTCGGAAGAGGCGCTGCTGCGCGGGCAGTTTGGTGCAGAGTACGAGGCTTATCGCGCGCGCAGCTGGCGATTGTTGCCGGGGGTTTACTGA
- a CDS encoding DUF6124 family protein, whose amino-acid sequence MFKATPNPPDTSIPYDPALDPQKIKAATDRAINFYLNPGALKISIPSISSCKANRIFLIDPTVDEETLLVEACESLAAASDMARDIGDVVDHSQRRAMLMLHQVIMLSELMVNRVLDGRRVPN is encoded by the coding sequence ATGTTCAAAGCCACACCCAACCCCCCGGACACTTCGATCCCGTACGACCCAGCCCTCGACCCGCAGAAGATAAAAGCCGCGACCGACCGTGCCATCAACTTCTACCTCAACCCCGGCGCCCTGAAGATCTCGATCCCTTCAATCTCGTCATGCAAGGCGAACAGAATCTTCCTCATCGACCCCACCGTGGACGAAGAAACCTTGCTCGTCGAAGCCTGCGAATCTTTAGCGGCCGCCAGTGACATGGCCCGCGACATCGGCGATGTCGTCGACCACTCACAGCGCCGGGCGATGCTGATGCTGCATCAGGTGATCATGCTCAGTGAACTGATGGTCAACCGGGTACTGGACGGCCGCCGCGTGCCGAACTAA